A portion of the Pseudarthrobacter sp. L1SW genome contains these proteins:
- the nrdE gene encoding class 1b ribonucleoside-diphosphate reductase subunit alpha — MPAAYKGLGYHELNAMLNLYGPSGEIQFEADREAAHQYFLQHVNNNTVFFHDLEEKLDYLVKNQYYERETLDQYTMNFIRELFNRAYKKKFRFETFLGAFKFYTSYTLKTFDGKRFLERYEDRVCMVALHLARGNEQLALQMVDEIIEGRFQPATPTFLNAGKKQRGELVSCFLLRIEDNMESIGRSINSALQLSKRGGGVAFALTNIREVGAPIKQIENQSSGVIPVMKLLEDSFSYANQLGARQGAGAVYLHAHHPDIYRFLDTKRENADEKIRIKTLSLGVVIPDITFELAKRDEDMYLFSPYDVERVYGMPFSDVSVTEKYYEMVDDSRIKKTKIKAREFFQTLAEIQFESGYPYIMFEDTVNRENPIDGKIIMSNLCSEILQVSQPTTYNDDLSYADTGKDISCNLGSLNIAKTMDSPDFGLTIETAIRSLSAVSDMSNITSVPSIAKGNDQSHAIGLGQMNLHGYLARERVHYGSEEGLDFTNIYFYSVVYHAIRASNLLAIETGQTFGGFEKSKYASGEFFDKYTEQEWVPQTEKVRELFKDVHIPTQADWLALKASVMEHGIYNQNLQAVPPTGSISYINNSTSSIHPVASKIEIRKEGKLGRVYYPAPYLTNDNLEYYQDAYEIGYEKVIDTYAAATQHVDQGLSLTLFFKDTATTRDINKAQIYAWKKGIKTIYYIRLRQLALEGTEVEGCVSCML; from the coding sequence ATGCCCGCCGCCTACAAGGGCCTGGGCTACCACGAGCTGAACGCCATGCTGAACCTGTACGGTCCCAGCGGCGAGATCCAGTTCGAGGCGGACCGCGAGGCCGCCCACCAGTACTTCCTGCAGCACGTTAACAACAACACGGTGTTCTTCCATGACCTGGAGGAGAAGCTCGACTACCTGGTGAAGAACCAGTACTACGAGCGCGAGACGCTGGACCAGTACACGATGAACTTCATCCGTGAGCTGTTCAACCGTGCGTACAAGAAGAAGTTCCGCTTCGAGACGTTCCTGGGCGCCTTCAAGTTCTACACGTCCTACACGCTGAAGACATTCGACGGCAAGCGCTTCCTGGAACGCTACGAGGACCGCGTCTGCATGGTTGCCCTGCACCTGGCCCGCGGCAACGAGCAGCTTGCCCTGCAGATGGTGGACGAGATCATCGAGGGCCGCTTCCAGCCGGCTACCCCCACGTTCCTGAACGCCGGCAAGAAGCAGCGCGGCGAGCTGGTGTCCTGCTTCCTGCTCCGCATCGAAGACAACATGGAATCGATCGGCCGGTCCATCAACTCCGCCCTGCAGCTGTCCAAGCGCGGCGGCGGCGTGGCGTTCGCGCTGACCAACATCCGCGAAGTGGGCGCGCCCATCAAGCAGATCGAGAACCAGTCCTCCGGCGTCATCCCCGTGATGAAGCTCCTCGAAGACAGCTTCTCCTACGCAAACCAGCTCGGCGCCCGCCAGGGTGCCGGCGCCGTGTACCTGCACGCGCACCACCCGGACATCTACCGCTTCCTGGACACCAAGCGCGAGAACGCGGACGAGAAGATCCGCATCAAGACCCTCTCCCTCGGTGTGGTCATCCCGGACATCACGTTCGAGCTGGCCAAGCGGGACGAGGACATGTACCTGTTCTCCCCGTACGACGTCGAGCGCGTCTACGGCATGCCGTTCTCCGACGTCTCGGTCACCGAGAAGTACTACGAGATGGTGGACGACTCCCGGATCAAGAAGACCAAGATCAAGGCCCGCGAGTTCTTCCAGACCCTCGCCGAGATCCAGTTCGAGTCCGGCTACCCGTACATCATGTTCGAGGACACCGTGAACCGGGAAAACCCGATCGACGGCAAGATCATCATGTCCAACCTGTGCTCGGAGATCCTCCAGGTTTCCCAGCCCACCACGTACAACGACGACCTTTCCTATGCGGACACCGGCAAGGACATTTCCTGCAACCTGGGCTCGCTGAACATCGCCAAGACCATGGACTCGCCGGACTTCGGCCTGACCATCGAGACGGCCATCCGCTCGCTCTCGGCAGTGTCCGACATGTCCAACATCACTTCGGTGCCGTCCATCGCCAAGGGCAACGACCAGAGCCACGCCATCGGCCTGGGCCAGATGAACCTGCACGGCTACCTGGCGCGGGAGCGGGTCCACTACGGTTCCGAGGAGGGCCTGGACTTCACCAACATCTACTTCTACTCGGTGGTGTACCACGCCATCCGTGCCTCCAACCTGCTGGCCATCGAGACCGGCCAGACCTTCGGCGGCTTCGAGAAGTCCAAGTACGCGTCCGGCGAGTTCTTCGACAAGTACACGGAGCAGGAGTGGGTGCCGCAGACCGAGAAGGTCCGAGAGCTCTTCAAGGACGTGCACATCCCCACGCAGGCTGACTGGCTGGCGCTGAAGGCTTCGGTCATGGAGCACGGCATCTACAACCAAAACCTGCAGGCTGTTCCGCCGACGGGCTCGATTTCCTACATCAACAACTCCACCTCCTCGATCCACCCGGTGGCGTCCAAGATTGAGATCCGCAAGGAAGGCAAGCTGGGCCGCGTGTACTACCCGGCGCCGTACCTGACGAACGACAACCTGGAGTACTACCAGGATGCGTACGAGATCGGCTATGAGAAGGTCATCGACACCTACGCCGCTGCCACCCAGCACGTGGACCAGGGCCTGTCCCTGACGCTGTTCTTCAAGGACACGGCCACCACGCGCGACATCAACAAGGCCCAGATCTATGCCTGGAAGAAGGGCATCAAGACCATCTACTACATCCGTCTCCGCCAGCTCGCGCTGGAAGGGACTGAGGTTGAGGGCTGCGTCAGCTGCATGCTGTAG
- the nrdI gene encoding class Ib ribonucleoside-diphosphate reductase assembly flavoprotein NrdI — MAQRVESSGPVPSVVTESQLIYFSSASENTSRFVSKLGRDAARIPLLAKDAPLLATQPYVLVVPTYGGTGGEGSVPKQVIRFLNNTQNRQLLRGVIGAGNTNFGDNYCMAGDIIAAKCKVPHLYRFELMGTPEDVTRVNQGLDTFWTRLSQTQK; from the coding sequence GTGGCTCAGCGCGTGGAATCCTCCGGGCCGGTCCCGTCCGTTGTTACGGAGAGCCAGCTCATCTACTTCTCGTCGGCATCCGAGAACACCAGCCGCTTCGTCTCGAAGCTGGGCCGCGATGCGGCCCGTATTCCGCTCCTGGCCAAGGACGCACCCCTGCTCGCCACCCAGCCGTATGTGCTGGTGGTGCCCACCTACGGCGGCACCGGGGGAGAAGGCTCCGTTCCCAAGCAGGTAATCCGGTTCCTGAACAACACGCAGAACAGGCAGCTCCTGCGCGGGGTCATCGGTGCCGGCAACACAAACTTCGGGGACAACTACTGCATGGCGGGGGATATCATCGCCGCCAAATGCAAGGTACCCCACCTCTATAGATTCGAACTTATGGGAACGCCGGAAGACGTCACCCGGGTCAACCAAGGATTGGATACGTTTTGGACACGACTGTCGCAGACACAGAAGTAA
- the nrdH gene encoding glutaredoxin-like protein NrdH, protein MTVTVYTKPACVQCNATYRALDKKGITYQSVDISQDAEALERLKALGYMQAPVVVTDQDHWSGFRPDKIEELALSAVSSVA, encoded by the coding sequence ATGACCGTTACGGTTTACACCAAGCCTGCTTGTGTTCAGTGCAACGCCACCTACCGGGCTCTCGACAAAAAGGGCATCACGTACCAGAGCGTTGACATCTCCCAGGACGCCGAAGCCCTCGAGCGCCTGAAGGCACTGGGCTACATGCAGGCCCCCGTTGTGGTCACGGACCAGGACCACTGGTCAGGCTTCCGCCCGGACAAGATCGAGGAACTGGCCCTCTCTGCCGTTTCCTCCGTGGCCTAA
- a CDS encoding class I SAM-dependent methyltransferase: protein MTMTDDNETTAARDTAGGKAPAHYVPAHYAEAWTANGVPASPASIDPDVWPEVARPPSGAKAVVAGKAAGLLFKGAVKRLPLRVEYPDGTVLGTGGPDAPVMTMVRPEAFEARIGDNGLIGLGESFMAGDWEASDLAGVLEVFAASVDTLIPTPLQKLRSLYLPRTPRQERNAEQNTRSNISRHYDLSNDLFSNFLDSTMSYSSALFPPTAGPLVSVGWEELAGAQQAKIDRLLDKAGVGAGTRLLEIGTGWGELALRAAARGATVYSVTLSSEQQALAQERIAAAGYADSVTVALQDYRAVEGEYDAVVSVEMIEAVGYEYWPIYFQTIDRVLAPGGKVAIQAITMPHGRMLATRNAYTWVHKYIFPGGFLPSVRAIEGVTQQHTSLRVRERMGMGDHYAATLRLWEERFLERSREVGELGFDAVFQRMWLFYLCYSRAGFQSGYLDVQQIVLDRREAQL, encoded by the coding sequence ATGACAATGACGGACGACAACGAAACAACTGCCGCCAGGGACACAGCCGGTGGCAAAGCCCCAGCCCACTACGTCCCAGCCCACTACGCCGAAGCCTGGACCGCGAACGGCGTGCCGGCGTCGCCCGCCAGCATCGACCCGGACGTGTGGCCGGAAGTTGCCCGGCCGCCGTCGGGCGCCAAGGCTGTTGTGGCCGGCAAGGCCGCAGGCCTCCTGTTCAAGGGAGCCGTCAAGAGGCTGCCGCTGCGCGTTGAATACCCCGACGGCACGGTGCTGGGCACGGGCGGTCCGGACGCGCCGGTCATGACCATGGTGCGGCCGGAGGCATTCGAGGCGAGGATCGGCGACAACGGACTGATCGGGCTGGGCGAATCCTTTATGGCCGGCGACTGGGAAGCCAGTGACCTGGCCGGCGTCCTCGAGGTCTTCGCGGCGTCGGTGGACACCCTCATTCCCACTCCGCTGCAGAAACTGCGCTCGCTGTACCTGCCGCGCACGCCGCGGCAGGAAAGGAACGCCGAGCAGAATACCCGCAGCAACATCTCGCGGCACTACGACCTGTCCAATGACCTGTTCTCCAACTTCCTCGACTCCACGATGAGCTACTCGTCGGCGCTGTTTCCGCCCACGGCGGGGCCGCTGGTTTCGGTGGGGTGGGAGGAGTTGGCCGGGGCGCAGCAGGCCAAGATCGACAGGCTGCTGGATAAGGCTGGCGTCGGTGCCGGGACCCGGCTCCTGGAGATCGGCACCGGCTGGGGTGAACTGGCGCTCCGGGCAGCGGCCCGCGGCGCCACCGTCTACAGCGTCACCCTGTCCAGCGAACAGCAGGCCCTCGCCCAGGAGCGCATCGCGGCGGCCGGCTACGCGGACAGCGTGACCGTGGCCCTCCAGGACTACCGCGCGGTGGAGGGCGAGTACGACGCCGTCGTATCTGTCGAAATGATCGAGGCGGTGGGCTACGAGTACTGGCCCATCTACTTCCAGACCATCGACCGGGTGCTGGCCCCCGGCGGCAAGGTGGCCATCCAGGCGATCACCATGCCGCACGGGCGCATGCTGGCAACCCGGAACGCGTACACGTGGGTGCACAAGTACATCTTCCCGGGCGGGTTCCTGCCGTCCGTCCGCGCCATCGAGGGCGTGACGCAGCAGCACACGTCCCTGCGGGTGCGGGAGCGGATGGGCATGGGGGACCACTACGCCGCTACCCTGCGGTTGTGGGAGGAACGGTTCCTGGAGCGGTCCCGCGAGGTGGGGGAGCTGGGCTTCGACGCTGTGTTCCAGCGGATGTGGCTGTTCTACCTCTGCTACTCGCGGGCGGGATTCCAGTCCGGCTACCTGGACGTGCAGCAGATCGTGCTGGACCGCCGGGAGGCGCAGCTGTAG
- a CDS encoding DUF1365 domain-containing protein produces MSAVPAIYRTSISHVRRTPLKNAFTYRNYSWFVDVDQLPRLPFLLRPLAVFKAGDHLGDPAASIRSNVERYLRTQGIEPDGGAIHMLTSARVFGYVFNPLTLFWCYRTSGELECVVAEVHNTYGERHCYLLRTDAAGRAAVPKAFYVSPFNDVSGQYRMKLPAPGERLAVSIVLEREGHRPFVASMDGTRRPATLGNILAAAAAVPAAPLLVSALIRVQGITLWARRLPVVARPHHPSQEAVQ; encoded by the coding sequence ATGAGCGCAGTCCCAGCCATTTACCGCACATCCATCTCGCATGTGCGGCGCACACCGCTGAAGAACGCGTTCACCTACCGCAATTACAGCTGGTTCGTGGATGTGGACCAACTCCCGCGGCTGCCGTTCCTGCTCCGGCCGCTTGCCGTGTTCAAGGCCGGCGACCACCTTGGGGATCCGGCCGCCAGCATCCGCAGCAACGTGGAGCGATACCTGCGCACCCAGGGCATCGAGCCCGACGGCGGTGCCATCCACATGCTGACCAGCGCCAGGGTTTTCGGTTACGTTTTCAACCCGCTGACGCTGTTCTGGTGCTACCGGACCAGCGGTGAGCTTGAGTGCGTGGTGGCCGAGGTCCACAACACCTATGGGGAACGCCACTGCTACCTGCTGCGGACGGATGCGGCCGGCCGGGCCGCCGTGCCCAAGGCGTTCTATGTTTCGCCTTTCAATGACGTCAGCGGGCAGTACCGGATGAAGCTGCCCGCCCCGGGGGAGCGGCTGGCGGTGTCCATTGTGCTGGAGCGGGAGGGCCACCGGCCCTTCGTGGCCAGCATGGACGGCACCCGCCGGCCCGCCACGCTCGGGAACATCCTTGCCGCGGCGGCTGCGGTGCCGGCCGCGCCGCTGCTCGTTTCCGCACTCATCCGGGTGCAGGGCATTACACTCTGGGCAAGACGCCTGCCCGTCGTCGCCCGACCACACCACCCCTCACAGGAGGCAGTTCAATGA